A genomic segment from Oryctolagus cuniculus chromosome 16 unlocalized genomic scaffold, mOryCun1.1 SUPER_16_unloc_1, whole genome shotgun sequence encodes:
- the TRAPPC5 gene encoding trafficking protein particle complex subunit 5, translated as MEARFTRGKSALLERALARPRTEVSLSAFALLFSELVQHCQSRVFSVAELQARLAALGRQVGARVLDALVAREKGARRETKVLGALLFVKGAVWKALFGKEADKLEQANDDARTFYIIEREPLINTYISVPKENSTLNCASFTAGIVEAVLTHSGFPAKVTAHWHKGTTLMIKFEEAVIARDRALEGR; from the coding sequence ATGGAGGCGCGCTTCACGCGCGGGAAGTCGGCGCTGCTGGAGCGCGCGCTGGCGCGGCCGCGCACCGAGGTGAGCCTGAGCGCCTTCGCGCTGCTCTTCTCCGAGCTGGTGCAGCACTGCCAGAGCCGCGTCTTCTCGGTGGCCGAGCTGCAGGCGCGCCTGGCCGCCCTGGGCCGCCAGGTGGGCGCGCGCGTGCTGGATGCGCTGGTGGCGCGCGAGAAGGGCGCGCGGCGCGAGACCAAGGTGCTGGGCGCGCTGCTGTTCGTGAAGGGCGCCGTGTGGAAGGCGCTGTTCGGGAAGGAGGCCGACAAGCTGGAGCAGGCCAACGACGACGCGCGCACCTTCTACATCATCGAGCGCGAGCCCCTCATCAACACCTACATCTCGGTGCCCAAGGAGAACAGCACGCTCAACTGCGCCAGCTTCACGGCCGGCATCGTGGAGGCCGTGCTCACGCACAGCGGCTTCCCGGCCAAGGTCACGGCGCACTGGCACAAGGGCACCACGCTCATGATCAAGTTCGAGGAGGCGGTCATCGCCCGCGACCGGGCCCTGGAAGGCCGCTGA